A portion of the Tiliqua scincoides isolate rTilSci1 chromosome 3, rTilSci1.hap2, whole genome shotgun sequence genome contains these proteins:
- the EXOSC3 gene encoding exosome complex component RRP40, with translation MAAPDARLAEERVGEVVLPGDVLLLPTHPEEDGERLRLATGGPQKGRLVCGPGLRRGRDGLLVVKCGLLRYRAPGGGAGSGTFWVDSQQKRYVPVKGDHVIGIVTAKAGDIFKVDVGGSEQASLSYLAFEGATKRNRPNVQVGDLVYGQFIVANKDMEPEMVCIDSSGRANGMGVIGQDGFLFKVSLGLIRKLLAPGCAIIQDLGQLYPFELVLGMNGRIWVKAKTIQQTLIVANVLEACEHLTPEQRKETVAKLLES, from the exons ATGGCGGCGCCAGACGCGCGCTTAGCGGAGGAGCGGGTGGGGGAGGTGGTGCTCCCGGGGGACGTGCTGCTCCTCCCTACGCACCCCGAGGAGGACGGCGAGCGGCTGCGCCTGGCCACCGGCGGGCCTCAGAAAGGGCGGCTGGTGTGCGGGCCGGGGCTTAGGCGCGGCAGAGACGGGCTGCTGGTGGTGAAGTGCGGCCTACTGCGCTATAGGGCccccgggggcggggctgggagcgGGACCTTCTGGGTGGACTCTCAGCAGAAGCGG TATGTCCCAGTCAAGGGAGATCATGTGATAGGGATAGTGACTGCCAAAGCTGGAGACATATTCAAAGTGGATGTTGGAGGAAGTGAGCAAGCTTCTCTGTCCTACTTGGCTTTTGAAGGTGCAACCAAAAGAAACAGACCAAATGTGCAG GTGGGAGACCTTGTTTATGGCCAGTTCATTGTTGCCAACAAAGATATGGAGCCTGAGATGGTCTGTATAGACAGCAGTGGCCGAGCAAATGGAATGGGAGTCATTGGTCAAGATGGTTTTTTGTTTAAGGTGTCATTAGGGCTAATCAGGAA ACTCTTAGCTCCAGGCTGTGCAATTATCCAGGATTTGGGTCAACTGTACCCATTTGAGCTGGTGTTGGGAATGAATGGGAGAATATGGGTGAAAGCCAAAACAATCCAACAGACTTTAATTGTGGCAAATGTTTTAGAAGCCTGTGAACACTTGACTCCAGAACAACGGAAAGAAACTGTTGCCAAGCTGCTAGAGAGCTga